Proteins encoded by one window of Cuniculiplasma divulgatum:
- the truD gene encoding tRNA pseudouridine(13) synthase TruD, with translation MSYTIKVNPQDFIVEEIPNDLKRVENGKYTILKVVLTNWETNHFVTHLARYLGMSRKRITFAGTKDKRAITTQYFCINGSVNADQIRIKDCEVEESFYVDKPLNLGDLKGNRFEIRVSDSEMTVENAAKRIDEISRNKGFWNFFGIQRFGTIRYNTHKVGREIVKNGIENAVKEYLFDPEIDNEDFRVKLGENWDYASGLKNYPEHLQFERALMSELVSGKSYDQSFDSLPKSLRIMFIHAYQSYLFNKILNYRKELTENPFEIFSGDFISPVDEFYNIDEDKIILVNEFNIERMQDLAKAGKIAPLAPLIGTETKNQDGIPGDIIRRVMIEDDLKFSDFKIEEKNELSSKGNYRSIGFRPINFSTNGTDLLKFSLGRGIYATSLLDQVFKSD, from the coding sequence ATGAGTTATACTATTAAGGTAAATCCTCAGGATTTTATTGTTGAGGAGATACCAAATGATTTAAAGCGAGTTGAAAATGGAAAATATACTATATTAAAAGTAGTTCTGACAAACTGGGAAACAAACCACTTTGTTACGCATCTTGCCAGATATCTTGGCATGAGCAGGAAACGTATTACATTTGCCGGTACCAAGGACAAAAGAGCCATAACTACTCAATATTTCTGCATAAATGGATCCGTTAATGCTGATCAGATAAGAATTAAGGATTGTGAGGTGGAAGAATCCTTCTATGTTGATAAACCACTCAACCTTGGAGATCTAAAGGGTAACAGATTCGAGATCAGAGTATCTGATTCTGAAATGACAGTTGAAAATGCTGCTAAAAGGATCGATGAGATATCTAGAAATAAAGGTTTCTGGAACTTTTTTGGCATTCAACGATTTGGAACCATAAGGTATAATACTCACAAGGTGGGAAGGGAAATTGTAAAAAATGGCATCGAGAATGCAGTTAAAGAGTATCTCTTCGATCCAGAGATAGATAATGAGGATTTTAGAGTAAAACTTGGAGAAAACTGGGATTATGCATCTGGGCTCAAGAATTATCCTGAACATCTACAGTTTGAGAGGGCACTCATGTCGGAACTCGTTTCAGGGAAAAGCTATGATCAGAGTTTTGATTCTCTGCCTAAAAGCCTGAGAATAATGTTTATACACGCCTATCAGTCATATCTATTCAATAAAATTCTTAATTATAGGAAAGAATTAACGGAAAATCCATTTGAGATATTCTCAGGAGATTTTATCAGCCCTGTGGACGAGTTTTACAACATAGACGAGGATAAGATCATACTGGTCAACGAATTCAACATTGAAAGAATGCAGGATTTGGCCAAAGCAGGTAAGATTGCCCCACTTGCCCCACTAATTGGGACCGAAACAAAAAATCAAGATGGAATTCCTGGAGATATTATAAGGAGAGTAATGATTGAAGATGATCTGAAATTTTCAGACTTCAAAATAGAAGAGAAAAATGAGCTTTCTTCTAAGGGGAACTATCGTAGTATTGGGTTTAGACCAATTAATTTCAGCACCAACGGAACAGATCTACTAAAATTTTCACTGGGAAGGGGGATTTATGCTACATCCCTCCTCGATCAGGTTTTCAAATCAGATTAA
- a CDS encoding MqnA/MqnD/SBP family protein: protein MNSLRLINLIHSDPLDYIATEKFEVSRSDTRSNLRDLLYGKVDYAMISLIDYFKNRKSLVLVDGPTISGKGKSDSNLLISNGSDPFPGMRIAVTSETETTAFFLKLILQRLYPESELIRSRNNSVGNLLKEEDFALVIGNRALDIYRTDTKIIFDITHMISKLFNMHSIYAVTVSLNGREYDENLVQLKNIPRWTITRDLERISKEHSMDKSILAEYYNSLTYDLNNLMKKEILTFMKYYDEISDDIFLENIDENSIRK, encoded by the coding sequence TTGAACAGTTTAAGGTTAATTAATCTAATACACAGTGATCCACTGGACTATATTGCTACAGAAAAATTTGAAGTTTCCCGTAGTGATACAAGGAGTAATCTTAGAGACCTGCTATATGGAAAAGTAGATTATGCAATGATCTCACTCATTGACTACTTCAAGAACAGGAAATCACTGGTGCTTGTTGATGGACCTACAATATCTGGCAAGGGTAAATCAGATTCAAACCTACTCATATCAAATGGTAGTGATCCATTTCCAGGAATGAGAATTGCAGTAACATCTGAAACAGAAACTACAGCATTCTTTCTGAAACTCATCCTCCAAAGACTGTATCCAGAGTCTGAGCTAATAAGAAGCAGGAACAACTCCGTTGGTAATTTACTAAAGGAAGAAGATTTTGCTCTGGTAATAGGTAACAGAGCTCTTGACATATATAGAACAGATACAAAGATTATATTCGACATTACTCATATGATCTCCAAGCTATTCAATATGCATTCAATTTATGCTGTAACTGTTAGTCTTAATGGCAGGGAATATGATGAAAATTTAGTTCAGTTGAAGAATATTCCAAGGTGGACAATAACCAGGGATTTAGAAAGGATATCAAAAGAACACAGTATGGATAAGAGCATCCTGGCTGAATACTATAACTCTCTCACATATGATCTGAACAATTTGATGAAAAAAGAAATCCTTACTTTCATGAAATATTACGATGAAATCAGTGATGACATATTCCTTGAAAATATCGATGAGAACTCTATTAGAAAATAG
- a CDS encoding TATA-box-binding protein yields MSEREKINIENIVASTSLAEHLDLSKIALALEGSEYEPEQFPGLIYRLKEPKTAVLIFRSGKVNCTGAKNLTNVRLTIQTIISTLKKAGIEVYDSPEIVVQNIVAVYDLEADLNLTQIAMSLGLENVEYEPEQFPGLVYRVEEPKVVLLLFGSGKVVCTGAKEESEIEQAVIKVKKELQKVGLI; encoded by the coding sequence ATGAGTGAAAGAGAAAAAATCAACATCGAGAACATAGTCGCATCAACATCACTGGCTGAACACCTCGATCTGAGCAAAATAGCATTGGCACTGGAAGGGTCAGAATATGAGCCAGAACAGTTTCCAGGATTGATTTACAGATTGAAGGAACCTAAAACTGCTGTCCTGATTTTCAGGAGCGGAAAAGTAAATTGTACAGGAGCAAAAAATCTTACTAATGTAAGATTGACCATTCAGACAATTATCTCTACCCTGAAAAAGGCCGGGATAGAAGTTTATGATTCTCCAGAGATAGTGGTTCAGAATATCGTAGCGGTATACGATCTTGAGGCAGATCTGAACCTTACACAGATAGCCATGTCCCTTGGTCTTGAAAATGTGGAATACGAACCGGAGCAATTTCCCGGTCTTGTATACAGAGTTGAAGAACCCAAAGTAGTACTGCTTCTTTTCGGTTCAGGAAAGGTAGTGTGCACAGGGGCAAAGGAAGAAAGCGAGATTGAACAGGCAGTAATAAAGGTCAAAAAGGAATTACAGAAAGTCGGTTTAATCTGA
- a CDS encoding GTPase domain-containing protein has protein sequence MISGRLMWKVSLVGDTESGKSSLISRIVFDSEAGSFINKGLLRKKVSFEDDGKNYHAELIFQEIDGFPDNEKLLAGSSAIIIVVDVTKKLNEGEVTKFIKNSQKKGLLILAANKVDRKYEAVTWKEDLEPMAKKFGLNLYMVSAKQPETVNNMVNGISRLLIGRINGKR, from the coding sequence ATGATTTCAGGAAGGCTGATGTGGAAAGTCAGCTTGGTTGGGGACACGGAATCCGGTAAAAGCTCTTTAATATCAAGAATAGTGTTTGATAGTGAAGCTGGAAGTTTTATTAATAAGGGATTACTAAGAAAAAAAGTTTCATTTGAGGATGATGGAAAAAATTATCACGCTGAGCTTATATTTCAGGAAATAGATGGTTTTCCAGATAACGAGAAGTTGCTTGCGGGGTCTTCGGCTATTATTATTGTTGTTGATGTCACAAAGAAACTAAACGAGGGAGAAGTAACAAAGTTCATTAAAAACTCTCAGAAAAAGGGTCTTCTCATTCTTGCGGCAAATAAGGTTGATAGAAAGTATGAGGCAGTAACGTGGAAAGAAGATCTCGAACCAATGGCAAAAAAGTTTGGACTCAACTTATATATGGTATCCGCAAAGCAACCAGAGACCGTAAATAATATGGTAAACGGTATATCAAGGCTCCTAATTGGAAGAATAAATGGAAAACGATAA
- the endA gene encoding tRNA-intron lyase, whose product MENDKEDSYAICNSILFTIENGKSAQYIHSKYNMGVISGRNIILKPFEMLFLYYRNRLKPVNPFYNDSLTLINTLFEENDLYMWRVYLDLKNEGSKISIENECLIISKKNEKLSVKRIIYPIREKSRIDGSWLISISGQNIASVDDDGDITYYTTNTVNLEGNNTPELPSVTPVKIGGRGIHTKDMKPDWMGDHLEDLVILSEGEMNYVNGIENSDPVSRIYRKLISSGLIVKTGFKYGCNFRAYKGSMDDHSDFLIHVLEGENEWYEISRAVRLAASVRKEMIFAMIQDETCHFIRIRRIKNIQEMNLRD is encoded by the coding sequence ATGGAAAACGATAAAGAGGATAGTTATGCCATATGCAATTCGATTCTGTTTACAATAGAAAATGGAAAAAGTGCCCAGTATATCCACAGTAAGTACAATATGGGAGTAATATCTGGAAGAAATATTATTTTAAAACCATTTGAAATGTTATTCCTATATTACAGAAATAGACTGAAACCAGTAAATCCATTTTATAACGATTCATTGACGCTCATAAACACATTATTTGAGGAAAACGATCTGTATATGTGGAGAGTATATCTTGACCTGAAGAATGAAGGATCCAAGATTTCCATAGAAAATGAATGTCTGATTATATCCAAGAAAAACGAAAAATTGAGCGTAAAAAGGATTATTTACCCAATACGGGAAAAAAGCAGGATCGATGGTAGCTGGTTGATTTCCATATCTGGACAGAATATTGCCTCTGTTGATGACGATGGAGATATCACTTATTACACCACAAACACTGTAAATCTTGAAGGAAATAACACACCTGAACTTCCATCAGTAACTCCAGTAAAGATTGGAGGCAGAGGTATACACACTAAAGATATGAAACCAGATTGGATGGGGGATCATCTTGAGGATCTGGTGATATTATCAGAGGGTGAGATGAACTATGTAAACGGAATAGAAAACAGCGATCCGGTATCAAGAATTTATAGGAAACTTATCTCAAGTGGATTAATTGTAAAAACAGGATTCAAGTACGGCTGCAACTTCAGAGCCTACAAAGGATCCATGGATGATCATTCAGATTTTCTGATTCACGTACTCGAAGGAGAAAATGAATGGTATGAAATCAGCAGGGCTGTAAGGTTAGCAGCCTCAGTCAGGAAAGAAATGATCTTTGCAATGATTCAAGACGAAACGTGTCACTTCATAAGAATAAGAAGAATAAAAAATATACAGGAAATGAATTTAAGAGATTAA
- the rpsB gene encoding 30S ribosomal protein S2, translating into MEEELLISEEEYQKSGVHIGTQVKTQDMVKYIFKIRNDGLYLLDLKITDKMLKIAGKMLSRIDPTQILVVAQRQYAFRPVTKFSEVIGSKAIVGRFIPGTLTNYQLPTYTETKAIIVTDPLADTQVMKEAKDVGVPIIALCDANNKTDFVDLVIPSNNKGRRSLALVYWLLSREILKNRGDIKSYDEFKFTIDDFESQI; encoded by the coding sequence ATGGAAGAAGAGTTGCTAATATCAGAGGAGGAATATCAGAAATCAGGCGTACATATTGGTACCCAGGTTAAAACACAGGATATGGTGAAGTACATATTCAAGATTAGAAATGATGGACTGTACCTCCTTGATCTGAAGATTACAGATAAAATGCTTAAAATTGCTGGAAAAATGCTTTCCAGGATTGATCCCACTCAGATTCTTGTTGTGGCTCAGAGACAGTATGCGTTTAGACCTGTTACCAAGTTTTCAGAGGTTATAGGATCAAAGGCCATAGTTGGAAGGTTTATACCAGGAACATTAACAAATTACCAACTTCCAACATATACAGAAACAAAGGCGATAATAGTTACAGATCCTCTTGCAGATACTCAGGTTATGAAGGAGGCAAAGGATGTTGGAGTTCCAATAATTGCTCTGTGTGACGCAAATAATAAAACAGATTTTGTAGATCTGGTCATACCCAGTAATAACAAAGGTAGAAGATCATTAGCCCTTGTATACTGGCTACTTTCCAGAGAAATTCTGAAAAACAGAGGAGATATCAAATCATACGACGAATTTAAATTTACAATTGATGACTTCGAATCACAGATTTAA
- the mqnC gene encoding cyclic dehypoxanthinyl futalosine synthase, with the protein MISIEKSQMDSISERAIRGEILDRDEIAYLYDEVDIKTLGILGRKITDSITGRQVSFVSNMILNYTNICNVRCNFCAFYRTGMEEDAYTMSAIDVAKRVKTFNDSYGIRQLLIQGGVNPELSLEYYTNLFRTIKQMVPEIGINGLSTSEISYISKKEKMSVEDVLVALRESGLETIPGAGAEIFADDVRKILRRPPHSGQQWLDVMETAHRIGIKTSSTMMFGHVENSYHKADHLLSLLKLQLKYNGFLSFTPWNFEPGNTELEREGLVTSRVGGEEVLRNIAISRIVLNRHIPIIQSSWLTNGVEMGQIALMFGANDWGGTIYDERVIPATGKQVGNLRKETIIRSIKSIGMIPVERDNNYKIIKTYI; encoded by the coding sequence ATGATATCAATTGAAAAGTCTCAGATGGATTCAATTTCAGAGAGGGCCATAAGAGGAGAAATTCTTGATAGGGATGAAATTGCATATCTTTACGATGAGGTTGATATAAAAACGCTTGGAATTCTGGGTAGGAAGATTACTGACTCTATTACAGGAAGGCAGGTTTCCTTTGTATCAAACATGATCCTAAATTACACCAACATATGTAATGTTAGATGTAACTTCTGTGCATTTTACAGAACAGGGATGGAAGAGGATGCGTATACCATGAGTGCAATTGATGTTGCCAAGAGGGTTAAAACATTCAATGACAGTTATGGGATTCGGCAACTTCTTATACAGGGAGGCGTAAATCCTGAACTCAGTCTGGAATATTACACAAATCTGTTCAGGACAATAAAACAAATGGTGCCTGAAATTGGAATAAATGGATTATCCACCTCTGAAATTTCCTACATTTCTAAGAAGGAGAAAATGAGTGTAGAGGACGTTCTCGTAGCATTGCGCGAAAGTGGATTGGAGACAATTCCTGGTGCCGGCGCTGAAATATTCGCAGATGATGTAAGGAAGATACTGAGAAGACCACCACACAGTGGACAGCAATGGCTTGATGTTATGGAGACTGCTCACAGAATAGGCATAAAGACAAGCTCTACCATGATGTTTGGTCATGTTGAAAATAGCTATCACAAGGCAGACCATCTTCTATCATTGCTAAAGTTACAGTTAAAATACAATGGGTTCCTTTCTTTCACCCCATGGAATTTTGAACCAGGAAATACAGAACTTGAGAGAGAAGGTTTAGTTACCAGCAGGGTTGGTGGAGAAGAGGTTCTAAGAAATATTGCTATATCAAGAATAGTGCTTAACAGGCACATTCCAATAATTCAGTCCTCATGGCTCACCAATGGAGTTGAAATGGGACAAATTGCCCTAATGTTTGGGGCAAATGACTGGGGAGGTACCATATATGATGAAAGGGTTATTCCAGCCACAGGTAAACAGGTAGGTAATCTCAGAAAAGAAACTATTATACGATCAATAAAGAGTATTGGTATGATCCCTGTAGAAAGAGACAACAACTACAAGATAATAAAAACATACATCTGA
- a CDS encoding phosphopantetheine adenylyltransferase yields the protein MNQPSKKGITIVAGTFGHLHKGHKALLMRAISTKKFIIVGITSDEYVKKTKNYNVRDYKSRSDSVYKFLREKNANFTIKPIENNSGDADKNKDYTDIIVSKETEGSARILNNKRLKNGLKPMHIHTVNTKIANDFFVLSSSRIDSGEIDEEGKRLNPLRVSIILSKNIQKAYRDSILRSVFKNSPISSSIEVKNSEIFPDFSDFKRTNSGKIMDFDYLILISEGILPYSRGSRNKVCVRSFIIDKYGTVGEGISSSIEMPEQFYSAFVRGSDKLNIFNLESRGYFSKMILESVKSSLQCRTKPWEFGVFDRIQSV from the coding sequence ATGAATCAGCCTAGTAAGAAAGGAATTACCATTGTAGCGGGTACCTTTGGGCATCTGCATAAAGGTCATAAGGCCCTTCTGATGAGAGCTATTTCCACAAAAAAATTCATTATCGTTGGAATAACATCTGATGAATATGTGAAAAAGACCAAAAATTATAATGTGAGAGATTACAAATCAAGAAGTGATTCTGTATATAAGTTTCTCAGAGAGAAGAATGCAAATTTTACCATTAAGCCAATAGAAAATAATTCTGGCGATGCTGATAAAAATAAGGATTATACTGATATTATAGTATCTAAGGAAACAGAAGGAAGTGCCAGAATTTTAAACAATAAAAGATTGAAAAATGGGCTAAAACCAATGCATATACATACGGTAAACACAAAAATTGCAAATGACTTTTTTGTTTTAAGTTCGTCAAGAATTGATAGTGGCGAGATAGACGAGGAAGGAAAAAGGCTCAATCCCTTAAGAGTTTCAATTATCCTATCTAAGAATATCCAAAAAGCATACAGGGATTCAATTTTAAGATCGGTTTTTAAAAATTCTCCAATTTCAAGTAGCATAGAAGTTAAAAATTCAGAAATATTTCCAGACTTTTCAGATTTTAAACGAACAAACAGCGGTAAAATAATGGATTTTGATTACCTGATTTTGATTTCTGAGGGCATCCTGCCCTATAGTAGGGGTTCTAGAAATAAGGTTTGTGTGCGAAGTTTTATTATTGACAAATACGGCACAGTAGGTGAGGGGATAAGTAGCTCTATTGAAATGCCAGAACAATTCTATTCAGCCTTTGTAAGGGGCAGCGATAAATTAAATATATTTAATCTGGAAAGCAGAGGATATTTCAGTAAAATGATTTTAGAGTCAGTAAAAAGCAGTTTGCAGTGCAGGACTAAGCCATGGGAATTTGGTGTATTTGATAGGATACAATCGGTATAA
- a CDS encoding metal-sulfur cluster assembly factor, with translation MVTKEEILEALQAVEDPEIGMDVVNLGLVYDVQINKDNVYIKMTMTAPTCPVTPWILSEVQKIVENMAGVEMADVELVWEPPWNPSMMSEVARDALNM, from the coding sequence ATGGTTACCAAAGAAGAAATATTGGAAGCCCTTCAGGCTGTAGAGGACCCTGAAATAGGAATGGATGTGGTTAATCTAGGTCTAGTATACGATGTCCAGATCAACAAAGATAATGTTTACATAAAAATGACTATGACTGCACCAACATGCCCTGTAACTCCCTGGATTCTATCTGAAGTCCAAAAAATAGTAGAAAACATGGCCGGTGTTGAAATGGCAGATGTAGAGCTCGTTTGGGAACCACCATGGAATCCATCAATGATGTCTGAGGTTGCCAGAGATGCTCTCAATATGTAA
- a CDS encoding radical SAM protein, whose amino-acid sequence MINSYAQDYWIDLLKAGHKLNRQEGAELLEQFNMQELMSMADNLTDYQVGNTVTFAVSYNINYSNYCAASCPICAFYVPAKIKGKTDKGYELSIEDIKRELEKARRYNPTEIHIVGGFNPYLPMEYYEDVFRTVKKYMPEATLKALTIPEIDFIARTTGNSLRETVTRFHNAGMEAHTGGGAEIFDSEIRKIMSTSEKISGEKWLEDAKIIHEMGIKGNSTMTYGSVENWSHIIDHMVRLRDLQATTGGFLSFIPLKFSPENTPLLKMGKVTGPASGEKDLKVIALARMIMGKWMRNISVYWVSMGKGIGQMALTGGGNDLVGTAISEKIFGATNRHEMTTVEELGRLVSEIGKIPAKRDTFYNLKGYF is encoded by the coding sequence ATGATAAATTCTTATGCTCAGGATTACTGGATTGATCTTCTGAAAGCAGGTCATAAACTGAATCGTCAGGAGGGAGCCGAATTACTGGAGCAATTCAATATGCAGGAATTAATGTCCATGGCGGACAACCTTACAGATTATCAGGTCGGTAATACAGTAACATTTGCCGTATCATACAATATTAACTATAGTAATTATTGCGCTGCCAGTTGTCCCATATGTGCTTTTTATGTACCAGCTAAAATTAAGGGAAAGACCGATAAGGGATATGAACTGTCCATAGAAGATATTAAAAGAGAACTTGAAAAAGCAAGACGGTATAATCCAACTGAAATTCATATTGTTGGAGGTTTCAATCCTTATCTTCCAATGGAATATTACGAAGATGTATTCAGAACGGTTAAAAAATATATGCCAGAGGCAACTCTTAAAGCGCTTACTATTCCGGAGATCGACTTCATTGCAAGAACAACAGGCAACTCACTCAGGGAAACTGTAACGAGGTTTCATAATGCTGGAATGGAAGCACATACAGGTGGTGGTGCTGAAATATTTGATTCAGAGATCAGGAAAATAATGAGTACAAGTGAGAAGATCAGCGGTGAAAAATGGCTAGAGGATGCAAAGATCATTCACGAAATGGGAATCAAGGGAAACTCCACAATGACATATGGAAGTGTTGAAAACTGGAGTCACATAATAGACCACATGGTCAGGCTAAGAGATCTACAGGCAACAACAGGCGGCTTCTTATCATTTATTCCATTGAAGTTCAGTCCTGAGAATACACCCCTACTGAAGATGGGAAAAGTAACAGGACCTGCATCTGGTGAGAAGGATCTAAAGGTAATAGCACTGGCAAGAATGATAATGGGAAAGTGGATGAGAAATATTAGTGTATACTGGGTATCAATGGGCAAGGGAATAGGACAGATGGCACTTACTGGAGGTGGAAACGATCTGGTTGGAACGGCCATAAGTGAAAAGATATTCGGTGCCACAAATAGGCACGAAATGACCACTGTTGAAGAGCTAGGAAGACTTGTATCAGAAATAGGTAAAATACCAGCAAAAAGAGATACTTTCTACAACCTGAAGGGGTACTTTTGA
- a CDS encoding aminotransferase-like domain-containing protein, with protein sequence MKYNFSDVVNRMKPSEIRELNKMASSPGIISLGGGMPSPETFPIKELTEIMEFVMKNNSDLALQYGNTLGINPVREQISKMLEKTEGIKCNMENIIVNSGSQQGLYELGTVLANPGDTVITEEPTYVGAVSAFSANGLKMEGIPVDHNGMKVELLEEKIKKLILEGRKPRFIYVIPTFQNPTGYTMPVERRKVLIEISKKYDVPLVEDNPYGQLRYYGEPVPCIRSMTGGEDVIYLGTFSKVMTPGLRLGYTIAPEPVMEKFNLIKQALDLATNSFSQYVAYEYIKRGIIYKQVELNKQIYRKKRDAIVNALKANMSDISTFSEPDGGMFVWVTVDKNVDTKQMIPLAIKNGVAYVSGQAFTTNGTQKSSMRLNFTFGSVEQLEEGIKRIRKTINESA encoded by the coding sequence ATGAAATATAACTTTTCAGATGTTGTAAATAGAATGAAACCCTCTGAAATCAGAGAACTAAACAAAATGGCATCATCACCAGGGATAATATCACTGGGAGGAGGGATGCCAAGCCCGGAAACATTTCCTATCAAAGAACTGACAGAAATCATGGAATTTGTAATGAAAAATAATTCAGATCTGGCTCTGCAATATGGAAATACATTAGGAATAAATCCTGTTAGGGAACAAATTTCAAAAATGCTGGAAAAGACTGAAGGAATAAAATGTAATATGGAAAATATAATTGTTAACTCCGGTTCACAGCAGGGTTTGTATGAATTGGGAACAGTGCTTGCAAATCCAGGAGATACAGTAATAACAGAGGAACCAACTTATGTAGGTGCTGTATCGGCCTTTTCAGCAAATGGGTTAAAAATGGAGGGGATTCCTGTTGACCACAACGGAATGAAGGTTGAATTGCTTGAGGAAAAGATTAAGAAACTTATTTTAGAAGGTAGAAAACCAAGGTTCATATATGTAATACCAACATTCCAAAATCCAACTGGATACACCATGCCTGTGGAGAGAAGGAAAGTTCTTATTGAAATTTCAAAAAAGTATGATGTTCCTCTTGTGGAGGACAATCCATATGGTCAGTTGAGATATTATGGAGAACCTGTACCTTGCATCAGATCCATGACAGGTGGAGAAGATGTAATTTATCTTGGAACGTTTTCTAAAGTAATGACACCTGGTCTAAGGCTGGGATATACCATAGCTCCAGAACCCGTAATGGAAAAGTTTAATCTTATTAAGCAGGCACTTGATCTTGCAACAAACTCGTTCTCTCAATATGTTGCCTATGAATACATTAAAAGGGGGATAATCTACAAGCAGGTCGAACTGAATAAACAAATATACAGGAAGAAAAGAGATGCAATTGTAAACGCCCTTAAGGCAAATATGTCTGATATTTCAACTTTCTCAGAACCCGATGGTGGTATGTTTGTCTGGGTCACAGTAGATAAAAATGTAGATACGAAACAGATGATTCCACTTGCCATCAAAAATGGCGTAGCATATGTAAGTGGACAGGCATTTACAACAAATGGTACTCAAAAGTCATCAATGAGACTTAATTTCACATTTGGATCAGTAGAACAGCTTGAAGAGGGCATAAAGAGGATAAGGAAGACAATAAATGAATCAGCCTAG